One genomic region from Halorussus rarus encodes:
- a CDS encoding universal stress protein, translating to MAKKILVPIDGSVQSDDALEHALEEFADHDITVLHVIDPVDAGYSSPVAIPGGSEEWYENAQEESEALFAEARAVADGYGVALDSATELGSPSRTIVEFADDEGFDHIVMGSHGRAGVSRILLGSVAETVVRRATMPVTVVR from the coding sequence ATGGCCAAGAAGATCCTCGTCCCCATCGACGGGTCGGTCCAGTCCGACGACGCGCTCGAACACGCGCTCGAAGAGTTCGCCGACCACGACATCACGGTGCTCCACGTCATCGACCCGGTCGACGCGGGGTACAGTTCGCCGGTCGCCATCCCCGGCGGGTCCGAGGAGTGGTACGAGAACGCCCAGGAGGAGAGCGAGGCGCTGTTCGCGGAGGCTCGGGCCGTCGCCGACGGGTACGGCGTCGCCCTCGACTCCGCCACCGAACTCGGCAGCCCGTCCCGGACCATCGTGGAGTTCGCCGACGACGAGGGGTTCGACCACATCGTGATGGGGAGCCACGGCCGCGCGGGCGTCTCGCGCATCCTGCTCGGGAGCGTCGCCGAGACGGTGGTTCGGCGCGCGACGATGCCGGTGACGGTGGTCCGGTAG
- a CDS encoding ATP-binding protein has protein sequence MTDLGDFSTSGGDDDSGGSGSGSPTDEFDADALGVDASDGPAADLDDVGDFETGTTDSKTRGDDRFDAMATDPAGADRGIGILSAAEGLRIGEGEDETHLQAYVTADNREDVRVGKYLLVGYPDGEKLFCRVCALEYRQEYRVDDATEIHSRRAMRRDDIEETDYKLMADLEPVAVLYEDGEGPDAELKRRMTDRVPKPKSVVREASDKPEIKTGLKMPADGVFLGHLSVGGEKVRTAAEPPTIDYRLKDDYTDGDPLVFRHTLVAGGTGSGKTHGAKNILRQFLAEERRYEMEDGAARRAAVVQFDPQDEYAQMHDDNPDATREDERRWAAEGVAHGGHDETKAFVPKVGEGGYAADHHRAEQVAFTIPFSMVRSRPWLIAGASLNDNQYNALEYLLRRFFSEHETTTYAQFLDFVDDPALREELDESGRVHEATFDAVRRKTDNWAFRQVFDRDARPITDQIKQFVKPGQLSVVPTYHLNNSRAAEVVVLALSSLLVDEKLSNSPHYPRIKETPLVVGMDEAHNFLTDAESVQARKVIGKFTEAAKQGRKERLGLFLITQDPQDIAEPVFKQVNTTVVLNLGDEDAIKSVNIPSKLEGKVPYMEKGQMVVYSPDNSEPVEIVGLSKCVTKHGRE, from the coding sequence ATGACCGACCTCGGCGACTTCAGCACCTCCGGCGGGGACGACGACTCGGGCGGCTCCGGGTCCGGCTCCCCGACCGACGAGTTCGACGCGGACGCCTTGGGCGTCGACGCCTCCGACGGCCCCGCGGCGGACCTCGACGACGTGGGCGACTTCGAGACCGGGACGACGGACTCGAAGACGCGCGGCGACGACCGCTTCGACGCGATGGCGACCGACCCCGCGGGCGCGGACCGCGGCATCGGCATCCTGTCGGCGGCCGAGGGTCTCCGCATCGGCGAGGGCGAGGACGAGACCCACCTCCAGGCGTACGTCACCGCCGACAACCGCGAGGACGTGCGGGTCGGCAAGTACCTGCTCGTGGGCTACCCCGACGGCGAGAAGCTGTTCTGCCGGGTCTGCGCGCTGGAGTACCGCCAGGAGTACCGGGTCGACGACGCGACCGAGATCCACTCCCGGCGCGCGATGCGCCGCGACGACATCGAGGAGACCGACTACAAGCTCATGGCCGACTTAGAGCCGGTCGCCGTGCTGTACGAAGACGGCGAGGGGCCGGACGCCGAGCTCAAGCGCCGGATGACCGACCGGGTGCCCAAGCCCAAGTCGGTCGTCAGGGAGGCCAGCGACAAGCCCGAGATCAAGACCGGGCTCAAGATGCCCGCGGACGGCGTGTTCCTCGGGCACCTCTCGGTCGGCGGCGAGAAGGTCCGGACCGCCGCGGAGCCCCCGACCATCGACTACCGGCTCAAGGACGACTACACCGACGGCGACCCCCTCGTCTTCCGGCACACGCTGGTCGCGGGCGGGACGGGCTCGGGGAAGACCCACGGCGCGAAGAACATCCTCCGGCAGTTCCTCGCGGAGGAGCGCCGGTACGAGATGGAGGACGGCGCGGCCCGCCGGGCCGCCGTGGTCCAGTTCGACCCCCAGGACGAGTACGCCCAGATGCACGACGACAACCCCGACGCGACCCGCGAGGACGAGCGCCGGTGGGCCGCCGAGGGCGTCGCCCACGGCGGCCACGACGAGACCAAGGCGTTCGTGCCGAAGGTGGGCGAGGGCGGGTACGCCGCCGACCATCACCGGGCCGAGCAGGTCGCGTTCACCATCCCGTTCTCGATGGTGCGCTCGCGGCCGTGGCTCATCGCGGGCGCGAGCCTCAACGACAACCAGTACAACGCCCTGGAGTACCTCCTCCGGCGGTTCTTCTCGGAGCACGAGACGACGACGTACGCCCAGTTCCTCGACTTCGTGGACGACCCGGCGCTGCGCGAGGAGCTCGACGAGAGCGGTCGGGTCCACGAGGCCACCTTCGACGCGGTCCGGCGCAAGACCGACAACTGGGCGTTCCGCCAGGTGTTCGACCGGGACGCCCGGCCCATCACCGACCAGATAAAGCAGTTCGTCAAGCCCGGCCAGCTCAGCGTCGTCCCGACCTACCACCTCAACAACTCCCGGGCGGCGGAGGTCGTCGTGCTGGCGCTGTCGAGCCTGCTGGTCGACGAGAAGCTGTCGAACTCGCCGCACTACCCCCGCATCAAGGAGACGCCGCTGGTCGTCGGGATGGACGAGGCCCACAACTTCCTGACCGACGCCGAGAGCGTCCAGGCCCGGAAGGTCATCGGGAAGTTCACCGAGGCCGCCAAGCAGGGCCGCAAGGAGCGCCTCGGCCTCTTTCTCATCACCCAGGACCCCCAGGACATCGCCGAACCCGTGTTCAAACAGGTCAACACCACGGTCGTGCTGAACCTGGGCGACGAGGACGCCATCAAGAGCGTCAACATCCCGAGCAAACTGGAGGGGAAGGTCCCCTACATGGAGAAGGGCCAGATGGTGGTCTACTCGCCCGACAACTCCGAGCCGGTCGAGATCGTCGGCCTCTCGAAGTGCGTGACCAAGCACGGCCGGGAGTAG
- a CDS encoding inositol monophosphatase family protein, whose amino-acid sequence MSDLDAMENAAVRACRDGGAYLREAFRAGDRDGEFTAHDVKAAADRESERRMLDVLLEAFPDHHVYAEESGDHPGDDTPYRWVVDPLDGTNNFAAGMGSFATSVAVLERGDPVLAVVYVPMLDDCYVARRGAGVRYDGERATAGSDRDLDSATIGFVIGHDVKLDDDLLATSKAIRDRLEARCKRVINTWSPCVHWGLLARGLVDGMVTFRADEEEQWTGELFADESGVASRSWDGCYVGVGDDDALADLCGTVDAALE is encoded by the coding sequence ATGTCCGACCTCGACGCGATGGAGAACGCCGCGGTCCGGGCCTGCCGCGACGGCGGCGCGTACCTCAGGGAGGCGTTCCGGGCCGGCGACCGCGACGGCGAGTTCACGGCCCACGACGTGAAGGCCGCGGCCGACCGCGAGTCCGAGCGCCGGATGCTCGACGTGCTACTCGAGGCGTTCCCCGACCACCACGTCTACGCCGAGGAGTCGGGCGACCACCCCGGCGACGACACCCCGTACCGGTGGGTCGTCGACCCGCTCGACGGGACCAACAACTTCGCCGCCGGCATGGGGTCGTTCGCCACCTCGGTCGCGGTGCTGGAGCGGGGCGACCCCGTGCTCGCGGTCGTCTACGTCCCGATGCTCGACGACTGCTACGTCGCGCGCCGGGGCGCCGGCGTCCGGTACGACGGGGAGCGCGCGACCGCCGGGAGCGACCGGGACCTCGACAGCGCGACTATCGGGTTCGTCATCGGCCACGACGTGAAGCTGGACGACGACCTGCTGGCGACGTCGAAGGCGATCCGCGACCGCCTGGAGGCCAGGTGCAAGCGCGTCATCAACACCTGGTCGCCCTGCGTCCACTGGGGGCTGCTCGCCCGCGGCCTCGTCGACGGGATGGTGACGTTCCGCGCCGACGAGGAGGAGCAGTGGACCGGCGAACTGTTCGCCGACGAGTCGGGGGTCGCCTCCCGGTCGTGGGACGGCTGCTACGTCGGTGTCGGCGACGACGACGCGCTCGCGGACCTCTGCGGGACGGTCGACGCCGCGCTGGAGTGA
- a CDS encoding DUF7113 family protein: MLLIRGEAGGTTLTGTLYERGERAPRFKGAPDEDAPYVWVCDEFYQVESGGTVQRVDGEEVNVAFESPMPRGFDTREQATEAAREHIRTQFARIGIDPADVEITVEKQEAETAEPR, encoded by the coding sequence ATGCTACTCATTCGTGGCGAAGCCGGGGGGACGACGCTGACTGGCACGCTGTACGAGCGGGGGGAGCGGGCGCCGCGGTTCAAGGGCGCGCCCGACGAGGACGCCCCCTACGTCTGGGTCTGCGACGAGTTCTACCAGGTCGAGAGCGGCGGGACGGTCCAGCGGGTCGACGGCGAGGAGGTCAACGTCGCCTTCGAGTCGCCGATGCCCCGCGGGTTCGACACGCGCGAGCAGGCCACCGAGGCGGCGCGCGAGCACATCCGGACCCAGTTCGCGCGCATCGGCATCGATCCCGCGGACGTCGAGATCACCGTCGAGAAGCAGGAAGCCGAGACCGCCGAACCGCGGTAG
- a CDS encoding aldehyde dehydrogenase family protein, producing MSGHTHGEYGCYIDGEERPGEDAFAVLDPSTNDPVATAAEGGREGIDAALSAAEGALPEWRAMDPSDRGRLLREVADAVRERADDLAELGTAETGRPLRESRLFARNGAKYLDYYAGLTDKIEGKSVPVGEGYLDYTRLEPLGITGQIIPWNAPALLSLRGIAPALACGNAVVAKPAPEAPLVATEIARIASEAGLPDGVWNVVPGDGATTGAALTGSDRVDKVVFTGSVETARAVMKSAADHLTPVGLETGGKSPSLVFPDADLDSAVEDTLGVFAMAGQVCFATTRVFVHEDVYDEFADRVAAATEELTTGPGTEDPDVGPLITREARDRVAAYVTEAVEDGPGRVLAGGEIPREAGNFYAPTVVEGVPDDAPLSCDEVFGPVFTLYEFSDEDEAVRRANDTRYGLYATVWTRDLARAHRVAGRLEAGSVSVNEFPVTPPQAPFGGYKESGIGREKGTQAIREYTQTKNVVVSLDG from the coding sequence ATGTCTGGGCACACGCACGGCGAGTACGGGTGCTACATCGATGGGGAGGAGCGACCGGGCGAGGACGCGTTCGCGGTGCTGGACCCGTCGACCAACGACCCCGTCGCCACTGCGGCCGAAGGCGGGCGCGAGGGCATCGACGCCGCGCTCTCGGCGGCGGAGGGCGCGCTTCCCGAGTGGCGGGCGATGGACCCGAGCGACCGCGGTCGCCTGCTGCGGGAGGTCGCCGACGCCGTCCGCGAGCGCGCCGACGACCTCGCCGAACTGGGGACCGCCGAGACCGGCCGACCGCTGCGCGAGTCCCGGCTGTTCGCCCGGAACGGGGCGAAGTACCTCGACTACTACGCCGGGCTGACCGACAAGATCGAGGGCAAGTCGGTCCCGGTCGGCGAGGGGTACCTCGACTACACCCGGCTCGAGCCGCTGGGCATCACCGGCCAGATAATCCCGTGGAACGCGCCCGCGCTGCTCTCGCTCCGGGGCATCGCGCCGGCACTGGCCTGCGGCAACGCCGTCGTCGCCAAGCCCGCGCCGGAGGCGCCGCTGGTCGCCACCGAGATCGCACGCATCGCCAGCGAGGCCGGCCTCCCCGACGGCGTCTGGAACGTCGTCCCCGGCGACGGCGCGACGACCGGCGCGGCGCTGACCGGCTCGGACCGCGTGGACAAGGTCGTGTTCACCGGGTCGGTCGAGACCGCCAGGGCCGTCATGAAGTCCGCCGCGGACCACCTGACGCCGGTCGGCCTGGAGACCGGCGGCAAGAGCCCGAGCCTCGTCTTCCCGGACGCCGACCTCGATTCGGCGGTCGAGGACACGCTGGGCGTGTTCGCGATGGCGGGCCAGGTCTGCTTCGCAACGACGCGGGTGTTCGTCCACGAGGACGTCTACGACGAGTTCGCCGACCGCGTCGCGGCCGCGACCGAGGAACTGACGACCGGGCCGGGGACCGAGGACCCCGACGTCGGCCCGCTCATAACGAGGGAGGCCCGGGACCGCGTCGCGGCGTACGTGACCGAGGCGGTCGAGGACGGCCCCGGACGGGTGCTGGCGGGCGGCGAGATCCCCCGCGAGGCGGGCAACTTCTACGCGCCGACCGTCGTCGAGGGCGTCCCCGACGACGCGCCGCTGTCCTGCGACGAGGTGTTCGGCCCGGTGTTCACCCTCTACGAGTTCTCGGACGAGGACGAGGCCGTCAGGCGCGCCAACGACACGCGGTACGGGCTGTACGCGACGGTCTGGACACGGGACCTCGCGCGCGCTCACCGGGTCGCCGGGCGGCTCGAGGCCGGCAGCGTCTCGGTCAACGAGTTCCCGGTCACGCCGCCCCAGGCGCCGTTCGGCGGCTACAAGGAGTCGGGCATCGGCCGCGAGAAGGGCACGCAGGCGATCCGGGAGTACACGCAGACGAAGAACGTCGTGGTCTCGCTGGACGGGTAA